In the genome of Paenibacillus pabuli, the window GACACACTCCATTACACTATAAACTTGGGGTGAGAAGACATGGAGGCATTGGGCTTCATGTCTTTTTTTGTTTATCAAATAAGTTTTTTAGAAATATTCCACAAAACAGATTGACTGAATTGAGCATAACGTGGTAATTTTGTTTTGTAAGTTATTTGTTTTTATAATAACAAAACCTAACAAAGTGATTTGAAAACTACTTCAATGATAACGGAGGCTGTCATGAGCAAAATACAATCGCAGACTTTTCAGAATTGGACGTTCAAGGCTTGTGAGGATCAGGAATGGATGCCGGCTCACGTACCCGGCTGCGTGCATACGGATTTGCTGAAACTGGGTAAAATTCCGGACCCTTTCTATGGAACCAACGAAAAGGAAGTTCAATGGATTGACAAAAAAGACTGGGAATATCGCACCGAATTTGATGTGAATGAGGCATTGCTGTCACAGCAGCATCTGGAACTGGTCTTTGATGGTCTGGATACCTATGCAGATGTGTACGTAAACGAACAGCATGTGTTATCAGCGGACAATATGTTCCGGGTATGGACAGCAAATGTAAAGTCGGTTGTAAAGGCAAGTGGCAACATTCTCCGAATACGTTTTCGATCTCCGATAAATGAAGATCTGCCGAAGCTGGAGAAGCTCGGATATGCATTGCCTGCATCGAATGATCAGTCTGATGTGGGAGGACTGGGCGACAAAAGAGTGAGTATTTTTGCGCGGAAAGCTCCGTATCACTACGGTTGGGATTGGGGTCCACGTTTTGTGACCAGCGGAATCTGGCGTGAAGTGCGCCTTGAAGGCTGGACGGACGTACGAATTAATGATGTATTTATTCAGCAAAATGAAGTAACCGCTGCTTCCGCTTCCCTCACTGCGGTCTTGGAAGTGGAGTCTGCACATTCCAGAGAAACGATTATTCGGGTCGGGACAGAAGGGCAGCACTGGGAGCAAGCTGTAACCCTGAAGCCGGGGGTCCAGACAGTAGAGGTTCCAATCTCGATTGCTGAGCCGAAGTTGTGGTGGAGTCGCGGGTTAGGTGACCCGCATATGTATTCTTTCCATACGGAAGTGATTCAGGGTGAACAGGCTGTGGCTGAGTCCACGGTCAGAACGGGCATTCGTTCCATTCGTCTGGTTCGTGACAAAGATGAAGCGGGAGCATCCTTTTATTTTGAGTTAAACGGAGTTGCTGTCTTTGCCAAAGGTGCAAATCACATTCCTAATGACAGCTTCATCACAGAAGTGACACGTGAGCGCTATCTGCATGAGATTGTATCTGCTGCCGAGTCGAACATGAATATGCTTCGTGTGTGGGGTGGCGGCTTCTATGAAGAAGATGTGTTCTACGAGCTGTGTGACGAATATGGTTTGCTCGTATGGCAGGATTTTATGTTTGCTTGCAGTATGTATCCCGGAGACGAGGCTTTCCTGAACAGTGTGAAGCATGAGGCGATTGATAATGTGAAACGTCTGCGTAATCATCCAAGCATCGTGCTGTGGTGTGGAAATAACGAGATTGATTCAGCATGGGCGCACTACATTGAGGATGGCGGCTGGGGCTGGAAAAAAGATTACAACGCGGAGCAAAGAGAACGCATCTGGGCGGATTACGAAGCCATTTTCCATGATCTTTTGCCTGAAGTGGTGGAAACCTATGCTCCTGGTGTGGATTACTGGCCTTCTTCCCCGCTTGTATCCCTGTCTGGAGATGAGAAACAGCATGCGAACCCATCCACGTCAGAAGGGGACATCCACTATTGGGGTGTGTGGCACAATGTGGAGCCATTTGAGAACTACAATGTTCATGTTGGCCGGTTCATGAGTGAGTATGGGTTCCAATCCTTCCCTGAGTATGATTCGGTTCGCAAGTATGCGGAGGAAGAGGATTTGGCATTGGAGTCTGAGGTGATGCTGGCGCATCAGAAGAACGGGGCAGGCAATCGTCTGATCAAGCAATATATGGATATGTACATGCATGAACCGAAGGATTTTCCATCCTTCCTGTATATGAGCCAAGTGCTTCAGGCTGAAGCGATGAAAACAGCCATTGAAGCTCACCGCCGCCGTAAACCGTATTGTATGGGAACGCTCTACTGGCAAATGAACGATTGCTGGCCGGTGGCTTCCTGGGCAGGGATGGATTACTTTGGACGCTGGAAAGCATTGCAATATTACGCGAAACGCAGCTTCAGCGATGTATTGGTATCAGTAGATGGTACAAAGGATGACGTGACGGATATTTATCTAATCTCGGATCAGCTTGAACCAGTGAAAGGCAAACTCCAGGTACGTCTCATTGGCTTTGACGGCACGGTACATCGTGAAGAAGAGCACGAAGTTGCTTTGGGATCCAACGCTGGTCAACAGGTACTGTCGTTAAGTCAGGCAGAATGGCTGGAAGGTCGCGATGCTGCATCAACATTGCTGCGGATTGATCTGAAGCAGGATGGGGCAGCCGACATTGTTCAGGAGCATTACTTTGCACCATCAAAGGACATTGCACTGCAACCAGCGCAAATTAAGGTAACAGAAATTACTGAGAACGACGGTGTACATCTGGTTCTGGAAAGTGATGCGCTTGCCAAACAAGTGTGGATTTCTACTGAGACAGAAGGCGTGTTCTCGGACAA includes:
- a CDS encoding beta-mannosidase, which translates into the protein MSKIQSQTFQNWTFKACEDQEWMPAHVPGCVHTDLLKLGKIPDPFYGTNEKEVQWIDKKDWEYRTEFDVNEALLSQQHLELVFDGLDTYADVYVNEQHVLSADNMFRVWTANVKSVVKASGNILRIRFRSPINEDLPKLEKLGYALPASNDQSDVGGLGDKRVSIFARKAPYHYGWDWGPRFVTSGIWREVRLEGWTDVRINDVFIQQNEVTAASASLTAVLEVESAHSRETIIRVGTEGQHWEQAVTLKPGVQTVEVPISIAEPKLWWSRGLGDPHMYSFHTEVIQGEQAVAESTVRTGIRSIRLVRDKDEAGASFYFELNGVAVFAKGANHIPNDSFITEVTRERYLHEIVSAAESNMNMLRVWGGGFYEEDVFYELCDEYGLLVWQDFMFACSMYPGDEAFLNSVKHEAIDNVKRLRNHPSIVLWCGNNEIDSAWAHYIEDGGWGWKKDYNAEQRERIWADYEAIFHDLLPEVVETYAPGVDYWPSSPLVSLSGDEKQHANPSTSEGDIHYWGVWHNVEPFENYNVHVGRFMSEYGFQSFPEYDSVRKYAEEEDLALESEVMLAHQKNGAGNRLIKQYMDMYMHEPKDFPSFLYMSQVLQAEAMKTAIEAHRRRKPYCMGTLYWQMNDCWPVASWAGMDYFGRWKALQYYAKRSFSDVLVSVDGTKDDVTDIYLISDQLEPVKGKLQVRLIGFDGTVHREEEHEVALGSNAGQQVLSLSQAEWLEGRDAASTLLRIDLKQDGAADIVQEHYFAPSKDIALQPAQIKVTEITENDGVHLVLESDALAKQVWISTETEGVFSDNFFDLIPGIPVKVKFTSREELQGSAGAVSKVEAIKVRSMADFIKL